In Candidatus Nomurabacteria bacterium, the following proteins share a genomic window:
- the rplF gene encoding 50S ribosomal protein L6 codes for MSRLGKQPVTIPAGVTVTCDGGLLTVTGPKGTLKRDVKSDVVFAIDGNTLTLTPKDTPDAPALWGTYAAHVRNMIKGATEGFTKILDIEGVGYRAEVKGNTLVLNMGFSHPVPLEVPEGLSAVVEKSSITLSGADKDLLGQFAANVRKVRKPEPYKGKGIRYRGEYIIRKQGKKAA; via the coding sequence ATGAGTCGATTAGGAAAACAACCAGTAACCATTCCAGCCGGTGTCACAGTTACTTGTGATGGTGGATTACTAACGGTAACCGGACCAAAAGGTACTCTAAAAAGAGACGTTAAGTCAGATGTGGTATTTGCAATTGATGGTAATACTTTGACTCTAACACCAAAGGACACTCCAGACGCACCTGCTTTGTGGGGTACTTATGCCGCTCATGTACGCAATATGATCAAGGGTGCAACCGAAGGTTTCACCAAAATTCTTGATATTGAGGGAGTTGGGTACAGGGCTGAAGTTAAGGGTAATACTTTGGTACTTAACATGGGCTTTTCACACCCCGTACCGCTAGAAGTGCCAGAAGGATTGTCGGCTGTTGTCGAAAAGAGTTCTATCACTCTAAGTGGAGCTGATAAGGACTTGCTCGGGCAATTTGCTGCCAATGTACGTAAAGTACGAAAACCAGAGCCATACAAAGGTAAAGGAATTCGATACCGAGGAGAGTATATTAT